DNA sequence from the Chrysiogenia bacterium genome:
GATCATGGCGGATACCGGCGGAATTGAACTCGACAATTACAACTTCGAATCCAACTACGTGCATCTGCCCGAGGGGCGCATTCACTACGTCGAGGCGGGCAGCGGCCCCACTCTGCTGATGATCCACGGCAACCCGACGTGGTCCTATCTTTACCGGCACATGATCCATGGGCTCAAGGACCGCTTCCACTGCGTGGCCGTCGATCATCTGGGTTTTGGGCTCTCGGACAAACCCGCGGGGGCTGACTACTCGGTGTTGGCGCATTCGAGGCGGCTTGGTGAAGTGGTCGAGGCCCTGGGGCTCGAAAAAGTCACGCCGGTGGTGCAGGACTGGGGCGGGCCGATTGGCTTGCATTGGACGGTTCAGAACAAGGACCTGATCGAGCGCCTCGTCATTCTCAACACCATCGGCTTTATCCCGCGGCTTCGCGACCTCTCGCTCTCGCGGATCTGGGCGCTTCCGCTGCTGGGCTTTCTCAAGGCCCCGGGGCTTGGCGAGCTGTTTCTCCAGCGGCTCAACGCCTTTGTGCTCTACGGCGTTCCCGGCGCGATTCACAATGCCGAGAGCAAGACGCGCGAGAGAATGAAGGGCTACCGGCACCCCTTTCCCGACTACGCTTCACGCGCGGCCATGCTGGAACTGCCACGGGAAATTCCCCTGAGTCCCTGGCACCCCAATATCCGGCTCTTTCGTGAGATCGGCGCCGGGCTCAAGGACTGGGACGTGCGCACCCAGCTCATCTGGGGCCTGCGCGATCCGGCCTTCAACATCGCCCTGGCACGGCGTTTCGAGCAACTGCTTCCCAACCACGCGCCCACGATCGAAATTCCCAACGCCTCGCACTTCCTGCAGGAAGACACCCCCGAGCCGATCATCGAGGCGATTCGCGGCTTCTTTGAAGCCGCTTGAATCAGCCCGGTTGCTCG
Encoded proteins:
- a CDS encoding alpha/beta fold hydrolase; the protein is IMADTGGIELDNYNFESNYVHLPEGRIHYVEAGSGPTLLMIHGNPTWSYLYRHMIHGLKDRFHCVAVDHLGFGLSDKPAGADYSVLAHSRRLGEVVEALGLEKVTPVVQDWGGPIGLHWTVQNKDLIERLVILNTIGFIPRLRDLSLSRIWALPLLGFLKAPGLGELFLQRLNAFVLYGVPGAIHNAESKTRERMKGYRHPFPDYASRAAMLELPREIPLSPWHPNIRLFREIGAGLKDWDVRTQLIWGLRDPAFNIALARRFEQLLPNHAPTIEIPNASHFLQEDTPEPIIEAIRGFFEAA